One Aquisediminimonas profunda genomic region harbors:
- a CDS encoding peptidylprolyl isomerase — protein sequence MADTLTFTLETGDVVIQLRPDLAPGHVERITELASEGFYDGVVFHRVIDGFMAQGGDPTGSGMGGSSKPDLPAEFNREPHVRGVCSMARSSNPNSANSQFFICFDDARFLDGQYTVWGQVTSGMEHVDALPKGEPPRSPGKIIKATVS from the coding sequence ATGGCCGACACGCTTACCTTTACACTTGAAACGGGTGACGTCGTCATCCAGCTCCGCCCCGACCTTGCTCCCGGCCACGTAGAGCGGATCACTGAACTCGCCAGCGAAGGCTTTTACGACGGCGTGGTTTTCCATCGGGTTATTGACGGTTTCATGGCGCAAGGGGGCGACCCGACCGGCAGTGGCATGGGAGGCTCCTCGAAACCTGATCTCCCAGCCGAATTCAATCGAGAGCCGCATGTGCGCGGCGTTTGTTCAATGGCGCGCTCGTCCAACCCGAATAGTGCAAACAGTCAGTTTTTCATCTGCTTCGATGATGCGCGCTTCCTGGATGGCCAATATACTGTCTGGGGTCAGGTCACGTCCGGTATGGAGCATGTTGACGCCCTTCCAAAGGGTGAGCCGCCGCGCAGCCCTGGCAAGATCATCAAAGCAACCGTCAGCTAA
- a CDS encoding LysR substrate-binding domain-containing protein — translation MRRLPSLAGVEAFVHVARLGSVKAAAEELALSSPALSRRIQSLERFVGRPLFDRRHQAIVANEDGEKLMHLVGPILDSLTDAIETLTSPSPVMRLRLGVLPLFAAQRLFPRLADLREKHPSLHIDVDTAAHGVARLGDGLDAAIVLSREIDPALYARRLDRNTVLAIGARRLLQGPHAIKDPKQLSEMTVLIHREMPDTFDAWRNALKIKNLEPAAIDHFDSGQLMLEAAAQGLGIAFMHQSHLDDAHDERLVKMFDVDVESPYSYWFVCRPRALQLEPVRVFHDWLVSLSD, via the coding sequence ATGCGTCGTTTGCCGTCTCTCGCTGGAGTTGAGGCATTTGTGCATGTTGCCCGCCTCGGTTCTGTCAAGGCTGCAGCAGAGGAACTCGCGCTTTCTTCGCCTGCCTTGAGCAGAAGAATCCAATCGCTTGAGCGTTTTGTCGGGCGGCCCTTGTTCGATCGTCGCCACCAGGCAATTGTCGCCAATGAAGATGGCGAAAAGTTGATGCATCTTGTTGGTCCAATTCTGGACTCCCTCACCGATGCCATTGAGACACTTACAAGCCCAAGCCCGGTCATGCGCCTTCGACTCGGTGTGCTGCCGCTTTTTGCGGCGCAGCGCCTTTTCCCAAGGTTGGCAGATCTGCGCGAAAAGCACCCGTCTCTGCACATTGACGTCGACACCGCTGCACATGGAGTTGCCCGCCTCGGAGATGGGCTTGATGCCGCAATCGTACTGTCACGCGAAATCGATCCGGCACTCTACGCGCGACGGCTGGACAGGAACACTGTCCTGGCAATTGGGGCACGTCGGTTGCTGCAGGGCCCTCACGCGATCAAGGATCCGAAACAGCTCTCCGAAATGACCGTATTGATCCATCGGGAAATGCCCGACACATTTGATGCGTGGCGGAATGCCCTGAAGATCAAGAATCTCGAACCGGCCGCGATCGATCACTTTGATTCGGGCCAACTTATGCTTGAGGCTGCCGCGCAAGGGCTGGGCATAGCATTCATGCACCAGAGCCATCTTGACGACGCTCATGATGAGCGGCTCGTCAAGATGTTCGACGTGGATGTCGAAAGCCCTTACAGCTATTGGTTTGTCTGTCGTCCGCGTGCCTTGCAGCTAGAGCCAGTCAGGGTATTTCATGACTGGCTTGTGAGCCTATCGGATTAG
- the tyrS gene encoding tyrosine--tRNA ligase: MTNYKSDLLNTLSARGYIHQVTDAEALDSLASRQVVPGYIGFDATAPSLHVGSMVQIMMLRRLQQAGHKPIVLMGGGTTKVGDPSGKDESRRLLSSDDINSNIASIRRIFERFLTFGDGPTDAIMVDNAEWLDALEYIPFLREVGKHFTINRMLAFDSVKLRLEREQPLTFLEFNYMILQAYDFLELSRRAGCRLQMGGSDQWGNIVNGIELARRIDQTDVFGLTTPLITTADGGKMGKTMSGAVWLNEDALPNYDYWQFWRNTQDADVGRFLKLFTDLPLAEIARLETLQGAEINAAKIALANAATELCRGADAAAAAAETARKTFEEGTAGDDLPSLAVGADGISLVDALAGLGLVASKGEAKRLIKGGGARIDGIRNLDEAARIEIGENAVRISAGKKLHGVLIRS, encoded by the coding sequence ATGACTAACTACAAATCAGACCTCTTAAACACGCTCAGCGCGCGCGGCTACATCCATCAGGTAACGGACGCCGAAGCACTTGATTCTCTCGCATCGCGTCAGGTGGTCCCGGGCTATATTGGCTTTGATGCGACGGCCCCTTCGTTGCACGTGGGATCCATGGTCCAGATCATGATGCTCCGCAGGCTGCAACAGGCTGGTCACAAGCCGATTGTGCTGATGGGTGGCGGAACGACTAAAGTTGGTGATCCGTCAGGTAAGGATGAAAGCCGACGGTTGCTGTCCAGTGATGACATAAATTCCAATATTGCTTCGATCCGCCGCATTTTCGAGCGGTTTCTGACCTTTGGTGACGGCCCAACAGATGCCATCATGGTCGATAATGCAGAATGGCTGGATGCACTTGAGTACATCCCCTTCCTGAGAGAAGTCGGCAAACATTTCACCATCAATCGCATGCTGGCGTTTGACTCAGTGAAGCTCCGCCTTGAGCGTGAGCAGCCTCTTACTTTCCTCGAATTCAACTATATGATCCTGCAGGCATACGACTTTCTGGAACTGTCGCGCCGGGCGGGTTGTCGCCTGCAAATGGGCGGGTCTGATCAATGGGGAAATATCGTCAATGGGATCGAACTTGCCCGCAGGATCGACCAAACAGACGTTTTTGGGCTTACGACACCGCTTATCACGACCGCAGATGGCGGAAAAATGGGCAAGACAATGTCAGGCGCGGTTTGGCTCAACGAAGATGCGTTGCCAAACTATGATTATTGGCAATTCTGGCGGAACACTCAGGATGCCGATGTTGGGCGCTTCCTGAAACTTTTCACAGACCTGCCACTCGCTGAAATTGCGCGCCTTGAAACGCTGCAGGGCGCGGAAATCAACGCTGCAAAGATCGCACTCGCCAATGCGGCGACTGAATTGTGCCGGGGCGCTGACGCGGCGGCAGCGGCAGCCGAAACGGCGCGCAAGACCTTTGAAGAAGGTACCGCTGGAGATGATTTGCCCAGCCTTGCGGTCGGAGCAGATGGCATTTCCCTGGTCGATGCTCTGGCAGGATTAGGGCTGGTCGCTTCAAAGGGAGAGGCAAAGCGCCTCATAAAAGGCGGCGGAGCCAGAATTGACGGCATTCGGAATCTTGATGAAGCGGCGCGCATTGAAATTGGCGAGAATGCGGTCCGCATCTCTGCTGGAAAAAAGCTGCACGGAGTGCTGATTCGATCGTAA
- a CDS encoding DOMON-like domain-containing protein, whose product MSVELNYSERDGDLLINFLVSGAEHLNLPEWASPGRCDRLWETTCFELFIQMEDFEPYYEFNFSPSTQWAAYRFDRYREGMRDLHLGVEPHIERGNLAFGHVIEADIDLAPFPDATLRLGLSAVIEETDGTKSYWALAHPAGKPDFHHKDCFALTLPAPEAR is encoded by the coding sequence GTGAGCGTCGAGCTGAATTACTCTGAACGCGACGGAGATCTTTTGATTAACTTTTTAGTTTCCGGTGCCGAACACCTCAACTTGCCGGAATGGGCCTCGCCAGGTCGCTGCGATCGACTTTGGGAGACAACATGTTTTGAATTGTTTATTCAAATGGAAGATTTCGAGCCCTATTACGAGTTCAATTTTTCACCCTCAACCCAATGGGCGGCATATCGATTTGATCGATATCGCGAGGGGATGCGCGACCTTCACCTTGGCGTGGAGCCCCACATAGAAAGGGGCAATCTTGCTTTTGGGCATGTCATTGAAGCTGATATTGACTTGGCGCCTTTTCCCGACGCGACCTTAAGATTGGGCCTTTCAGCCGTAATCGAGGAAACCGACGGCACCAAATCCTATTGGGCCTTGGCGCATCCAGCGGGAAAGCCGGATTTTCATCACAAGGATTGCTTTGCGTTGACGCTTCCGGCACCGGAGGCAAGATGA
- a CDS encoding MFS transporter, whose translation MKTNQASVGRDFAILFMVMLITGAGNTALQSVLPAIGRSLQVPDSVIATVFSVSALVWVFAAPFWARRSDRHGRRAMVILGISGFTFSITLVAFILLAGLLGWIGPITTMISVISARVIYGLFGSAAPPAAQAIIAVRTSREERVKALTMLGSAFGLGTILGPAIAPYLVLPVVGLSGPAMIFAVFGLLTAIAATRWLPPDTDEPVMSDARGANVSYPSLGGAPTGASVTGATAERVDGELKLRDPRIWPWMLAGLIMGHAQAMTGAAMGFLVIDRLHLAVTEIATQQSIGLVLMSGAGASLLVQWGLIPLLNLSPRTMMITGIGLATFGLVATSGATSLYGIATGYSLSSMGFGFTRPAFTAGSSLAVGRKLQGLVAGHVTAINGASFVLGPSIGVVLYEVYRPLPFLIAAGVMLLMIPYVRKRLLLSAEAESAQSDL comes from the coding sequence GCCGGCGATTGGGCGCTCGTTGCAGGTCCCCGATAGCGTTATTGCAACGGTGTTTTCCGTATCAGCGCTCGTCTGGGTGTTCGCAGCGCCATTTTGGGCGCGCAGATCTGATCGGCATGGCCGGCGTGCAATGGTGATTCTGGGGATCTCCGGTTTCACTTTCTCGATTACGCTCGTGGCGTTCATTCTCCTCGCCGGGCTCCTGGGCTGGATTGGCCCGATCACCACGATGATATCGGTGATCAGCGCCAGAGTGATTTATGGTTTGTTCGGATCGGCAGCACCTCCGGCAGCGCAAGCGATCATTGCGGTGCGCACGAGTCGCGAAGAACGGGTCAAGGCGTTGACCATGCTCGGCTCTGCCTTCGGGCTTGGCACCATTCTTGGTCCTGCAATTGCGCCATATCTCGTGCTTCCCGTGGTGGGCCTCTCTGGGCCTGCAATGATATTTGCCGTGTTCGGCCTTTTGACCGCAATAGCGGCCACGCGCTGGTTGCCTCCGGATACCGATGAGCCGGTTATGAGCGATGCGCGGGGTGCCAATGTGTCCTATCCTTCGCTGGGTGGAGCGCCGACCGGTGCCAGCGTGACCGGCGCAACGGCAGAGCGCGTCGACGGAGAGCTCAAGCTTCGCGATCCGCGAATTTGGCCCTGGATGTTAGCCGGACTTATCATGGGACATGCTCAAGCCATGACAGGCGCCGCAATGGGGTTCCTCGTTATTGACCGGTTGCATCTGGCTGTCACGGAAATCGCAACGCAGCAATCCATCGGTCTTGTCTTGATGTCGGGCGCGGGGGCATCCTTGCTTGTGCAATGGGGCCTCATTCCACTGCTCAATCTGTCGCCGCGGACTATGATGATTACTGGTATCGGGCTTGCGACATTCGGCCTCGTCGCGACATCGGGTGCCACCAGTCTATATGGGATTGCGACGGGATATTCGCTCTCCTCGATGGGGTTCGGATTCACGCGGCCTGCATTCACGGCAGGCTCTTCGCTCGCTGTTGGGCGGAAGCTGCAGGGCCTTGTTGCCGGGCATGTAACCGCAATAAACGGCGCTTCGTTTGTCCTGGGACCGTCGATCGGGGTCGTGCTTTATGAAGTCTATAGGCCGCTGCCGTTTCTTATTGCAGCTGGTGTCATGCTCCTGATGATTCCCTATGTTCGCAAGCGATTGCTCTTGAGCGCCGAAGCCGAATCTGCCCAATCCGATCTTTGA
- the mfd gene encoding transcription-repair coupling factor: METLPRILAAKGPFVLAGVPAGFLPWLLTDLARAAKGRAIYIAADEAGMRSAADTAHYFAPEIELLSFPAWDCLPYDRASPSLRVTSERLACLAALQRPRTAPQLLITTINAVTQRTLTPFRIRQLSALLKPGARIDRDQLASLLQANGYVRSDTVADAGEFAIRGSLVDLFPSGEPLALRLDFFGDEIESIRTFDPADQRTVGRVEQFSLLPASESLLDEDGIKRFRSRYRETFGATATGDPLYQAVSEGRRLAGMDHWLPLIEERMTTFFDHVGPDCVIVRDSGVPAAAQARFEAINDYHTNRVRAQSSDPGSYRPLAPDALHLSDSEWEVTVKELPVHLTSPFSEPASDSVIDLGVSAARDFAAERTQGANIYEAAVTHIGTQRREGRGVILASYTGGSRERLKGLLADHGLSGVEPAENWQRAQAIAAGGQTALAVLPLDHGFTTADLAVLTEQDLLGDRLVRRAKRRKSADAFLNELATLTPGDLVVHTEHGIGRYDGLTSIPVGNAPHDCVALTYSGGDKLYVPVENIDVLSRYGSESEGVALDKLGGIGWQTRKARMKDRIREIAGELMATAAARALRSADVAAPDTSAYPAFVDRFPYDETDDQDRAINDVIEDLTAGKPMDRLVCGDVGFGKTEVALRAACIAAMAGMQVALVCPTTLLARQHFSNFVERFHGFPIKIGRLSRLVPAAEAKACRVGLADGTVDIVIGTHALLTKGVEFKRLGLVIVDEEQRFGVVHKERLKTLKTDVHMLTLTATPIPRTLQMAMSGLKELSVIQTPPVDRLAVRTYVMPWDPVVLREALLREHYRGGQSFFVTPRVADLPDIEEFFREHVPELTYVVAHGQMAAGDVEDRMSAFYDRKYDVLISTTIVESGLDIPSANTMIIHRADRFGLAQLYQLRGRVGRAKIRAYAYLTTPPERIMTETAEKRLKVLSDLDNLGAGFQLASHDLDIRGAGNLLGDEQSGHIREVGFELYQSMLEEAILEAKAGGIAEARTRDLSPQITVDAPILIPEDYVPDLDLRMSLYRRINDMESAQELESFAAELIDRFGKLPESTENLLTVMNIKLNARKAHVAKIDVGPRGALVSFWNDSFPDIAGLVAYVERLGGTAKLRPDSRLSISRAWSDPRARLNGILQLSRGLARIMG, translated from the coding sequence ATGGAAACTCTTCCCCGTATCCTTGCGGCCAAAGGCCCATTTGTGCTTGCTGGCGTGCCCGCTGGATTTTTGCCCTGGTTGCTGACTGACCTGGCGCGTGCCGCCAAAGGACGAGCCATATACATCGCCGCTGATGAAGCCGGAATGCGAAGTGCGGCGGATACTGCGCATTATTTCGCCCCGGAAATCGAGTTGCTTTCATTTCCGGCCTGGGACTGTCTGCCCTATGATCGGGCTTCGCCGTCTCTGAGGGTAACATCTGAACGGCTGGCCTGCCTTGCAGCCCTCCAGCGCCCCCGAACTGCCCCACAGTTGCTCATCACCACGATCAATGCCGTCACGCAACGCACGTTGACGCCGTTTCGCATTCGCCAGCTTTCCGCACTTCTCAAGCCGGGTGCACGAATAGACCGCGATCAGTTGGCGAGCTTGCTGCAGGCAAATGGATATGTCCGCAGCGATACCGTCGCCGACGCCGGGGAGTTCGCCATACGGGGAAGCCTGGTCGATCTCTTTCCGTCTGGCGAGCCCCTCGCCCTTCGGCTCGATTTTTTTGGTGACGAGATCGAGAGCATCCGGACATTTGACCCGGCGGATCAACGCACAGTGGGACGTGTCGAGCAATTTTCGCTCCTCCCGGCCTCCGAATCCCTTCTGGATGAAGATGGGATCAAGCGCTTTCGCAGCCGCTATCGCGAGACTTTCGGCGCAACCGCGACCGGCGATCCACTCTACCAAGCAGTCTCTGAAGGGCGCAGGCTTGCCGGAATGGATCATTGGCTGCCGCTGATCGAAGAACGGATGACGACATTTTTCGATCATGTCGGTCCAGACTGCGTGATCGTGCGCGATTCTGGCGTACCCGCAGCGGCACAGGCACGCTTCGAAGCAATCAATGACTACCATACCAATCGGGTGCGGGCGCAGAGCAGCGATCCAGGCAGCTATCGTCCTTTGGCGCCGGACGCGCTCCATCTGTCCGACAGCGAATGGGAGGTTACCGTAAAGGAACTGCCTGTTCACCTGACTTCCCCTTTTTCCGAGCCAGCATCTGATAGCGTGATTGATCTCGGCGTCTCGGCAGCCCGAGATTTTGCTGCAGAACGGACCCAGGGTGCCAACATCTACGAAGCGGCAGTGACGCATATTGGCACGCAGCGGCGTGAAGGCCGAGGCGTCATCCTCGCGTCCTACACCGGCGGATCACGCGAGCGCTTGAAAGGCTTGCTTGCGGATCACGGACTGTCTGGTGTCGAGCCGGCGGAAAATTGGCAGAGGGCACAGGCAATTGCCGCTGGAGGACAGACCGCGCTCGCGGTCTTGCCGCTGGATCACGGATTCACGACTGCCGATCTGGCTGTCCTGACCGAGCAAGATCTGCTTGGCGACCGGCTGGTGCGTCGAGCCAAACGTCGAAAAAGCGCCGATGCGTTCTTGAACGAGCTCGCAACACTGACGCCTGGGGACCTTGTGGTCCATACGGAGCATGGGATTGGTCGCTATGACGGCTTGACGTCAATTCCGGTGGGAAATGCACCGCATGATTGTGTTGCCCTGACCTATTCAGGCGGCGACAAGCTTTACGTTCCGGTTGAGAATATCGATGTGCTTTCGCGCTATGGCAGCGAGAGCGAGGGCGTTGCGCTCGACAAGCTCGGCGGTATCGGCTGGCAAACGCGCAAGGCGCGGATGAAGGATCGCATCCGCGAGATTGCGGGCGAGCTCATGGCAACCGCCGCTGCCCGAGCCTTGCGATCAGCAGACGTGGCAGCCCCGGATACGAGTGCCTATCCCGCCTTTGTCGATCGGTTTCCCTATGATGAAACGGATGACCAGGACCGCGCCATCAACGATGTGATCGAAGATCTGACAGCCGGAAAGCCGATGGACCGGCTCGTCTGTGGCGATGTCGGCTTTGGAAAGACCGAAGTCGCATTACGCGCGGCCTGCATCGCCGCAATGGCTGGCATGCAGGTCGCCCTAGTGTGCCCAACGACGTTGCTCGCCCGTCAGCATTTCAGCAATTTCGTTGAACGATTTCACGGATTCCCTATCAAAATCGGGCGCTTGTCGCGTCTCGTTCCTGCAGCCGAAGCAAAAGCATGCCGCGTAGGCCTGGCCGATGGCACGGTCGACATCGTCATTGGCACCCATGCCTTGCTAACCAAGGGCGTGGAATTTAAACGGCTCGGCCTTGTCATTGTCGATGAGGAACAGCGCTTCGGTGTCGTCCACAAGGAACGGCTCAAGACACTCAAGACAGACGTTCACATGTTGACGCTGACCGCGACGCCAATTCCTCGTACATTGCAGATGGCGATGTCGGGCCTGAAAGAATTGTCGGTCATCCAGACGCCGCCGGTCGATCGTCTGGCAGTCAGGACCTATGTCATGCCCTGGGATCCTGTCGTGCTGCGTGAAGCGCTGCTGCGCGAGCACTATCGTGGCGGACAGAGTTTCTTTGTGACCCCCCGTGTCGCTGACCTGCCCGATATCGAGGAATTCTTCCGCGAGCATGTACCCGAGCTCACGTACGTCGTCGCCCATGGTCAAATGGCTGCTGGCGATGTCGAAGATCGCATGTCTGCCTTTTACGACCGTAAATACGACGTCCTGATTTCAACAACCATCGTGGAAAGCGGTCTCGATATTCCCAGCGCCAATACGATGATAATTCATAGGGCGGACCGTTTTGGACTCGCCCAGCTTTATCAACTTCGCGGGCGCGTCGGCCGCGCAAAGATTCGTGCCTATGCCTATCTCACGACACCGCCGGAGCGGATCATGACAGAGACAGCAGAAAAGCGTCTCAAAGTCTTGTCGGATCTCGATAATCTTGGTGCCGGTTTCCAGCTGGCCAGTCATGATCTCGATATTCGCGGAGCCGGAAATCTGCTGGGTGACGAACAGTCGGGCCACATTCGGGAAGTCGGCTTTGAACTTTACCAATCAATGCTCGAAGAGGCGATCCTCGAGGCAAAGGCTGGCGGTATTGCTGAGGCGCGCACTCGCGATCTTTCCCCACAGATTACCGTCGATGCACCGATCCTCATTCCAGAGGACTATGTGCCAGATCTCGACTTGCGCATGAGCCTGTACCGCCGGATCAACGATATGGAATCTGCCCAAGAACTTGAGAGCTTTGCAGCAGAACTCATTGATAGATTTGGAAAACTTCCTGAGTCAACCGAAAACCTGCTGACCGTCATGAATATCAAGCTTAATGCCCGAAAGGCCCATGTTGCTAAGATTGATGTGGGGCCGCGCGGCGCGCTGGTCAGCTTCTGGAACGACAGCTTTCCAGACATTGCCGGATTGGTTGCCTATGTCGAGAGGCTTGGCGGGACAGCAAAGCTGCGGCCTGATAGTCGACTGTCCATCTCACGCGCATGGAGCGACCCGCGAGCAAGACTCAACGGCATTCTCCAACTCTCGCGCGGTCTCGCCAGGATCATGGGCTGA
- a CDS encoding PilZ domain-containing protein, translating into MASRVFAVDRRSSERVDVALWVRIRVQGQPEHPARIANISRTGFMAMTPCPVYDYAPILIELPRVGWVRATTLWSLGDRIGGEFEHPIEADEFSKLRPFFI; encoded by the coding sequence ATGGCATCGCGAGTTTTTGCCGTGGATCGCCGATCATCGGAGCGCGTTGACGTGGCGCTTTGGGTTCGAATCCGCGTTCAGGGGCAGCCGGAACACCCAGCGCGAATTGCGAACATTTCGCGGACAGGTTTTATGGCCATGACACCCTGCCCCGTTTACGACTACGCGCCAATCCTTATCGAATTGCCGCGAGTCGGTTGGGTGCGCGCCACAACTTTGTGGTCACTCGGCGACAGAATCGGGGGAGAATTCGAACACCCTATCGAAGCAGACGAATTTTCAAAACTGCGGCCATTCTTCATTTGA
- the recG gene encoding ATP-dependent DNA helicase RecG — MRPELLNPLFAEIEVLKGIGPAIAKPLAKLGLSRVIDLLFHLPTGSVQRRNVARLDEAQDGTIISIEVTPFQYRQGGARGPFRVLATDCDGDVLTLTFFGGGSGYARKQLPLGEKRLVSGKLEFYGQERQIIHPDHIVLPGESSKVPETEAIYPLSEGLTSRRLGQLVAQAMPRAPVLPEWIESSFLDSRGWQSWLSALKSIHQDPADSAARDRLAYDELFANQLALMLVRASSRRRRGMALAGDGSLRAMLKLPYQLTAAQRRSISEIEGDMTQKTPMVRLLQGDVGSGKTLVALHALLIAAECGAQGAMLAPTEILARQHYETLRTQLAGLPVNVAILTGRDKGRAREATMMGLADGSIHILVGTHAIFQEAVSYRKLALAVIDEQHRFGVAQRLLLTQKAEAPPHLLVMTATPIPRTLTLTHYGEMDISRLDEMPPGRQPIDTRVMSVERLAEVVDGLARHISAGGQGYWVCPLVEENETSDRAAAEARAESLRQRFGDRIGLVHGRMKGPDKDAMMQRFQSGELAILVATTVIEVGVDVPNATLMIIENAERFGLAQLHQLRGRVGRGSQHSVCLLLRGESLSETARARLTLMRETNDGFRIAEEDLKLRGAGEILGVRQSGEAQFRLATPEHVSALIQPATDDARLLVERDGGLEGERGKAARLALYLFERDAAVGLIRSG, encoded by the coding sequence ATGCGCCCGGAATTGCTCAACCCGCTCTTTGCCGAGATCGAAGTGCTGAAAGGCATTGGCCCTGCGATCGCCAAACCGTTGGCGAAGCTCGGCTTGTCGCGTGTTATCGACCTGCTCTTCCATTTGCCCACCGGTAGTGTCCAGCGACGCAATGTTGCCCGACTCGATGAGGCGCAAGACGGCACGATTATCAGCATTGAAGTGACACCGTTTCAATATCGCCAAGGCGGTGCTCGAGGGCCATTTCGGGTGCTCGCAACAGATTGCGACGGCGATGTGCTGACGTTGACTTTTTTTGGGGGCGGAAGTGGTTATGCGCGCAAGCAACTGCCGCTCGGCGAAAAGCGATTGGTATCCGGCAAGCTCGAGTTCTACGGGCAGGAACGGCAAATCATTCACCCCGATCATATCGTTCTGCCTGGAGAGAGCTCCAAAGTTCCCGAGACCGAAGCCATTTATCCGCTATCGGAAGGTTTGACATCTCGCAGGCTGGGGCAATTGGTCGCACAGGCGATGCCGAGAGCACCGGTTCTGCCGGAATGGATTGAGTCCAGCTTCTTGGACAGCCGTGGCTGGCAAAGCTGGCTATCGGCGTTGAAATCCATCCATCAAGACCCGGCGGATTCCGCTGCTCGCGATCGACTTGCCTATGATGAACTCTTTGCAAACCAGCTTGCTCTGATGCTTGTGCGCGCATCATCGCGCAGGCGGAGGGGGATGGCACTTGCAGGGGACGGCAGCCTGCGCGCCATGCTCAAGCTTCCTTATCAGCTGACCGCTGCACAGCGGCGGAGCATCAGCGAAATTGAAGGTGATATGACGCAGAAGACGCCCATGGTGCGCCTGCTGCAGGGCGATGTTGGGTCCGGCAAGACACTGGTTGCGCTGCACGCGCTGCTCATTGCAGCGGAATGCGGCGCACAAGGTGCAATGCTTGCTCCAACGGAAATTCTTGCCCGTCAGCATTATGAGACACTGCGTACCCAGCTCGCCGGCCTTCCGGTCAATGTCGCAATTCTGACCGGGAGAGACAAGGGACGCGCCCGCGAAGCGACCATGATGGGGCTCGCGGATGGCTCGATCCACATTCTTGTTGGTACTCACGCCATTTTCCAGGAGGCTGTTTCATACAGGAAACTCGCGCTTGCCGTCATTGATGAACAGCATCGTTTCGGGGTCGCGCAGAGGCTGTTACTCACCCAGAAGGCGGAGGCACCGCCTCACTTGCTTGTCATGACTGCAACACCCATTCCGCGAACGCTGACACTCACACATTATGGCGAGATGGACATAAGCCGTCTCGACGAAATGCCACCTGGACGCCAGCCGATTGACACTCGCGTCATGTCCGTCGAACGACTTGCGGAAGTTGTCGATGGCTTGGCGCGCCACATTTCAGCTGGCGGCCAGGGCTACTGGGTTTGTCCACTGGTAGAAGAAAATGAAACAAGTGATCGAGCCGCTGCCGAGGCCCGTGCTGAATCTCTCAGACAAAGATTTGGTGACAGGATCGGACTCGTTCATGGCCGCATGAAGGGGCCTGACAAGGATGCCATGATGCAGCGCTTTCAAAGCGGCGAGCTGGCCATTCTCGTGGCAACGACAGTCATAGAGGTCGGAGTGGACGTTCCCAATGCGACGCTCATGATTATCGAAAATGCAGAGCGCTTCGGATTGGCTCAGTTGCATCAGCTTCGTGGGCGTGTGGGCAGAGGTTCACAACATTCTGTTTGCCTGCTCTTGCGCGGCGAGTCCCTCAGCGAAACTGCTCGGGCAAGGCTGACGCTGATGCGTGAGACAAATGACGGATTTCGCATTGCAGAAGAAGATCTCAAGCTCCGTGGTGCGGGTGAGATACTTGGTGTCCGGCAGTCGGGCGAAGCGCAGTTCCGGCTCGCCACGCCTGAACATGTATCTGCGCTCATTCAGCCGGCTACTGATGATGCAAGACTACTCGTTGAACGTGATGGTGGGCTGGAAGGAGAGCGGGGCAAGGCTGCCCGGCTTGCACTTTATCTTTTTGAGCGCGACGCCGCAGTGGGCCTTATCCGTTCAGGCTAA
- a CDS encoding succinate dehydrogenase assembly factor 2, whose protein sequence is MDRDIRLKRLKFRAWHRGTREADMMIGGFFDAHAAAWSDSQLDWFEALLEEQDVDIMAWGLRALPVPEIWQGEMMNAFQRLDFIAPAI, encoded by the coding sequence ATGGACCGCGACATTCGCCTCAAACGTCTCAAATTCCGTGCGTGGCATCGTGGCACGCGAGAGGCTGACATGATGATCGGCGGCTTTTTCGATGCCCATGCGGCTGCGTGGAGCGATAGCCAGTTGGATTGGTTCGAAGCGCTTCTTGAAGAGCAGGATGTCGACATCATGGCTTGGGGGCTGCGCGCCCTCCCCGTGCCTGAAATTTGGCAAGGCGAAATGATGAACGCGTTCCAGCGGCTGGATTTCATTGCACCGGCTATCTGA